A single region of the Vibrio cyclitrophicus genome encodes:
- a CDS encoding ATP-binding protein, which yields MDDIIEAVNPEQNLCVDEKDQVYMLVRKGASTEAINIKSKKFKPVLRKIARNLGARLKAADIDEIIEELESMVWDYEKAPITIEIRNALSKDKASVIIDLCNDKGEIINLSAGNVEVLSKPNAKTKSVVFSRPKDMKPMVTPEFTSIKSGIARLKPFINTDQNTFFQLVAYMTYILAHPKECGVPYPILLIQGEKGSGKSFFSNSVTRTLLDPSSLDGLRMPRREQDFAIQVNSMFLGVYDNLRKLTKDQSDMLCTTATKGNIASRTLYSDDGLTSLLLHAPLLLNGIHNFVTESDLASRCFKVALVPMEEDKRKPEGLLKQELEAALPEIFGSLLTLASKTLVEEKSAKVKYPARMMDFAKWLAAIEKVLGLGEGKLQKAYKLNVRNIMASGTEDDSLTVAMQKLIKSAANDKIWKATPSRLLETLQHHENPMYLPRGAAALTSKLKAQESSLNANGIYFKIGRDTERYVMVSGKPLAA from the coding sequence ATGGACGACATTATTGAAGCCGTAAACCCAGAGCAAAACTTGTGTGTAGATGAGAAAGATCAAGTTTATATGTTGGTAAGAAAAGGTGCATCAACAGAGGCTATAAACATTAAGAGTAAGAAATTCAAGCCTGTACTTCGCAAGATTGCTCGTAACCTTGGAGCGCGCCTTAAGGCAGCAGATATTGATGAAATTATTGAAGAACTAGAGAGTATGGTATGGGACTATGAAAAAGCACCGATTACCATTGAAATTCGCAATGCACTGTCCAAAGATAAAGCGTCAGTAATAATCGACCTGTGTAATGATAAAGGTGAAATCATCAACCTTTCGGCAGGTAATGTAGAAGTACTGAGTAAACCTAATGCTAAAACAAAATCAGTGGTATTTAGTCGCCCTAAAGACATGAAACCTATGGTGACTCCTGAATTCACTTCGATTAAAAGTGGCATTGCACGGCTAAAACCGTTCATTAATACAGACCAAAACACATTCTTTCAGTTAGTGGCTTACATGACTTACATCTTGGCCCATCCGAAAGAATGCGGTGTCCCTTATCCAATATTGCTTATTCAAGGCGAAAAGGGCTCAGGCAAAAGTTTCTTCTCCAACAGTGTCACGCGTACTTTATTGGACCCAAGTAGCCTTGATGGATTGCGAATGCCAAGACGTGAACAAGACTTTGCCATTCAAGTTAACAGTATGTTTTTAGGTGTGTATGACAACTTACGTAAGCTCACGAAAGACCAAAGTGATATGCTCTGTACGACTGCAACTAAGGGTAATATTGCTTCTCGTACCTTGTATTCCGATGATGGATTAACTTCACTACTCTTACATGCTCCTTTATTGCTTAATGGTATTCATAATTTTGTGACCGAATCAGATTTGGCCTCACGTTGCTTTAAGGTCGCGCTTGTTCCTATGGAAGAGGACAAACGTAAGCCCGAAGGTTTACTAAAACAGGAGTTAGAAGCAGCATTACCTGAAATTTTTGGTTCACTGTTGACGTTGGCGTCGAAAACATTGGTTGAAGAGAAAAGTGCTAAAGTGAAGTATCCGGCTCGTATGATGGACTTTGCAAAGTGGCTTGCTGCGATTGAGAAAGTGCTGGGGTTAGGTGAGGGCAAGTTACAGAAAGCCTATAAGTTGAATGTGAGAAATATCATGGCCTCAGGTACAGAAGATGACAGCCTTACGGTTGCTATGCAAAAGCTCATCAAATCAGCAGCGAACGATAAAATTTGGAAAGCAACTCCATCTCGCTTATTGGAAACATTGCAGCATCATGAAAACCCGATGTACTTACCACGAGGCGCTGCTGCACTAACAAGCAAGCTTAAAGCTCAAGAAAGCAGTCTTAATGCCAACGGAATTTATTTTAAGATAGGTCGAGATACCGAGCGTTATGTGATGGTGTCAGGTAAGCCTCTAGCTGCTTAA
- a CDS encoding DeoR family transcriptional regulator → MSKRNTQLRRHAISNLVNEKGEVSVDELSAKFETSEVTIRKDLASLEKNGQLLRRYGGAISLPKEVVSEELGQQVSTRKISLAKAAADLIRDHNRIVIDSGSTTGALIQQLNTKRGLVVMTNSLHVANALNELESEPTLLMTGGTWDTHSDSFQGKVAESVLRAYDFDQLFIGADGIDLDRGTTTFNELIGLSKVMAEVSREVIVMVESEKVGRKIPNLELAWEHIDILITDTDLGEESKTSIESHDVRVILTDPA, encoded by the coding sequence ATGTCGAAACGAAACACTCAGCTCAGAAGACATGCAATTTCTAACCTAGTGAATGAAAAGGGGGAGGTTAGTGTTGATGAATTATCCGCTAAGTTTGAAACCTCAGAAGTCACTATTAGAAAGGACTTGGCGTCTTTGGAGAAAAACGGTCAGCTTTTGCGCCGTTATGGTGGTGCGATTTCATTACCGAAAGAGGTTGTGAGCGAAGAACTGGGTCAACAAGTTTCGACTCGAAAGATTTCACTAGCAAAAGCCGCTGCAGATTTGATTCGTGACCATAATCGTATTGTGATTGATAGTGGTAGCACGACTGGTGCCCTAATCCAGCAACTTAATACTAAGCGTGGTTTGGTTGTTATGACCAACTCATTGCATGTGGCTAATGCGCTTAATGAGCTTGAAAGTGAACCGACATTATTAATGACGGGTGGTACTTGGGATACACATTCGGATTCTTTCCAAGGCAAAGTTGCTGAGTCAGTACTGCGTGCTTACGATTTTGACCAACTGTTTATCGGGGCTGATGGTATCGACCTCGACAGAGGCACAACCACATTCAATGAATTGATTGGCCTGAGTAAAGTTATGGCTGAAGTGTCACGAGAAGTGATTGTGATGGTTGAGTCGGAAAAAGTGGGACGAAAGATCCCGAACTTAGAGCTGGCATGGGAACACATTGACATCTTAATTACCGATACAGACTTGGGTGAAGAATCCAAAACAAGTATCGAATCACATGATGTTCGCGTGATCCTGACTGATCCAGCGTAA
- a CDS encoding DUF2787 family protein, translated as MNLVFDKERLVLPISTDLQDVINMVIDRSKKLTPSTHAVTINFRERAYCPESGGYHPVEIRITRLNDQWVFNYITDFSYCGLMPELEKEIDFDFGHGVAYIRYMGEVPIIESSVAEFYSMWETNFLSYVGMDCFDEIEVSID; from the coding sequence ATGAATTTAGTCTTCGATAAAGAGCGTCTAGTGCTACCAATTAGTACCGACCTTCAAGATGTAATTAACATGGTTATTGATCGCTCTAAGAAACTAACCCCGTCAACCCATGCTGTAACCATCAATTTTCGAGAACGTGCTTACTGTCCTGAAAGTGGAGGGTATCACCCTGTCGAGATTCGTATCACTAGGCTTAACGACCAATGGGTTTTCAACTACATCACTGACTTTAGTTACTGTGGATTGATGCCTGAACTTGAGAAAGAAATCGACTTTGATTTTGGTCACGGTGTGGCTTACATCCGTTACATGGGTGAAGTTCCCATTATTGAATCCAGTGTCGCTGAGTTCTATTCGATGTGGGAAACCAATTTCCTAAGCTACGTCGGAATGGACTGCTTCGATGAGATAGAAGTTTCGATAGATTAG
- a CDS encoding O-acetylhomoserine aminocarboxypropyltransferase/cysteine synthase, with product MKDETLSIHFGYETDPTTKSVATPIYQTVAYEFDDAQHGADLFNLAVPGNIYTRIMNPTNDVLEKRMAALEGGIAGLVVSAGSAAINYAIQTLAQIGDNIVSTPQLYGGTYTLFAHMLPNQGIEVRFAKDDKPESLAALIDEKTKAVYCESIGNPAGNIIDLERVAELAHAQGVPVIVDNTVATPVLCKPIDFGADIVVHSLTKYVGGHGTTLGGVIVDSGKFPWAEHKDRFPVFNQPEPSYHGVVYTEAFGEAAFIGRARTVPLRNTGAALSPMNAFMLMQGLETLSLRMERHTENALKVAEYLSQHEKVSWVSYAGLPSSEFYPLAEKYMQGKPSAILSFGLKDGYEAGVRFYDALQIFKRLVNIGDAKSLACHPASTTHRQLSEAEQKQAGVSPEMIRLSVGIEHIEDILADLEQALNA from the coding sequence ATGAAAGACGAAACACTCTCGATTCACTTCGGTTACGAAACCGATCCAACAACTAAATCCGTTGCCACACCTATTTACCAAACCGTAGCTTACGAATTCGATGATGCACAACACGGTGCCGACCTGTTTAACCTTGCGGTGCCAGGCAATATCTACACTCGCATAATGAACCCAACCAACGATGTGTTGGAAAAACGTATGGCGGCCTTAGAAGGCGGGATTGCTGGCTTAGTCGTGAGTGCGGGCAGCGCCGCGATCAACTACGCGATTCAAACGTTGGCACAGATCGGTGACAACATTGTCTCCACACCTCAGCTTTACGGCGGCACGTACACCCTATTTGCTCACATGCTACCAAACCAAGGAATTGAAGTTCGCTTTGCTAAAGATGACAAACCAGAAAGCTTAGCAGCACTGATCGATGAAAAAACCAAGGCGGTTTACTGCGAAAGTATCGGTAACCCGGCAGGTAATATCATCGACTTAGAGCGTGTCGCAGAGCTTGCTCACGCACAAGGTGTGCCTGTGATTGTCGATAACACAGTAGCGACACCAGTGCTTTGCAAGCCTATCGATTTTGGCGCTGACATCGTGGTTCACTCACTCACCAAGTACGTTGGTGGTCACGGTACAACCTTAGGCGGCGTGATTGTCGACTCAGGTAAATTCCCATGGGCAGAACACAAAGATCGCTTCCCTGTGTTTAATCAGCCAGAGCCTTCTTACCATGGTGTGGTTTATACCGAAGCCTTTGGTGAGGCTGCGTTTATCGGTCGTGCTAGAACGGTTCCACTACGCAATACAGGCGCCGCACTGTCGCCAATGAATGCTTTCATGCTGATGCAAGGCTTAGAGACGTTGTCGCTACGCATGGAGCGACACACAGAGAACGCATTGAAAGTGGCGGAGTACCTCAGCCAACATGAGAAAGTCAGTTGGGTAAGCTACGCTGGCTTGCCTAGCTCAGAATTCTACCCGCTTGCTGAAAAGTACATGCAAGGTAAGCCATCGGCTATTTTATCTTTTGGTTTGAAGGACGGCTATGAAGCAGGTGTTCGCTTCTATGATGCGCTACAAATCTTCAAGCGCCTAGTGAACATTGGCGACGCCAAGTCTCTTGCTTGTCATCCTGCATCCACAACACACCGTCAATTAAGTGAAGCTGAACAAAAACAGGCTGGTGTGTCACCAGAGATGATTCGCCTTTCAGTCGGTATTGAGCACATCGAAGATATCTTGGCTGATCTGGAGCAAGCTCTTAACGCTTAA
- a CDS encoding FCD domain-containing protein produces the protein MRFVMSSPTLTDKVSKMIRQDILNGELTPGQKLVVADLKARYNVGASPIREALVQLSWSKYVKLEPQKGCWVSPVSKKELNDLYESLRVVSSVLLKKAISAGDESWELDVLTSYHKLSRVQYVSEEFDCVEWEERHQQFHVALLEGADSENMFKFFDDLINQVKRYRFLAMSAESASDDLFNIDEHEMIMKLVLSKNVEQATELLDQHLLGSMKRIEEVIEAA, from the coding sequence ATGAGGTTTGTAATGTCTAGTCCTACGCTCACTGACAAAGTATCAAAGATGATTCGCCAAGATATTCTTAATGGTGAGTTAACCCCAGGTCAAAAGCTTGTTGTTGCTGATCTAAAAGCACGCTACAACGTCGGCGCATCCCCTATTCGCGAAGCCTTGGTACAGTTATCTTGGAGCAAATACGTAAAGCTAGAGCCACAAAAAGGCTGCTGGGTATCTCCTGTATCAAAGAAAGAACTGAATGACCTATACGAAAGCCTTCGTGTTGTATCATCTGTTCTGCTTAAAAAAGCGATTTCAGCGGGTGATGAGAGTTGGGAACTGGATGTACTAACGTCTTACCACAAACTGTCGCGAGTGCAGTACGTATCTGAAGAGTTTGATTGTGTTGAGTGGGAAGAACGCCACCAGCAATTCCATGTAGCATTACTTGAAGGTGCAGATTCAGAGAACATGTTTAAGTTCTTTGATGACCTAATTAACCAAGTAAAACGTTACCGCTTCCTAGCTATGTCTGCAGAAAGCGCGTCTGATGATCTGTTCAATATTGATGAGCACGAAATGATCATGAAGCTAGTACTATCTAAAAATGTAGAACAAGCGACAGAACTGCTTGATCAACACTTGCTAGGTTCAATGAAACGAATTGAAGAAGTTATCGAAGCGGCATAA
- the pykF gene encoding pyruvate kinase PykF, whose protein sequence is MKKTKIVCTIGPKTESVEKLTELVDAGMNVMRLNFSHGDFAEHGTRIANFRKVMENKGEQLAILLDTKGPEIRTIKLEDGNDVDLVAGQEFTFTTDATVVGNKDVVAVTYLGFAKDLSAGNTILVDDGLIEMEVIATTETEVKCKVLNNGALGENKGVNLPGVSVQLPALSEKDKADLKFGCEQGVDFVAASFIRKEDDVKEIRELLNANGGENIHIISKIENQEGVDNFDSILEASDGIMVARGDLGVEIPAEEVIFAQKMMIEKCNRARKMVITATQMLDSMISNPRPTRAEAGDVANAIMDGTDAVMLSGETAKGKYPVEAVTIMAQIANRTDSALKAELGSRLDSPRLRITEAVCKGAVDTAEKLAAPLIVVATEGGKSARSVRKYFPTANILALTTNEKTAAQLVLTKGVKPVLVDSIENTDAFYINGKEIALQSGLGNKGDIVVMVSGALVASGTTNTASVHVL, encoded by the coding sequence ATGAAAAAGACCAAAATCGTATGTACGATTGGCCCTAAAACTGAATCTGTAGAGAAGCTAACTGAACTAGTAGATGCTGGCATGAACGTTATGCGTCTTAACTTCTCTCACGGTGATTTCGCAGAACACGGCACTCGTATCGCGAACTTCCGTAAAGTAATGGAAAACAAAGGTGAGCAACTTGCTATCCTTCTAGATACTAAAGGTCCTGAAATCCGTACTATCAAACTTGAAGATGGTAACGACGTAGATCTAGTAGCTGGTCAAGAGTTCACTTTCACAACTGACGCAACAGTTGTTGGTAACAAAGACGTAGTAGCAGTAACGTACCTAGGCTTCGCTAAAGACCTATCAGCAGGTAACACTATTCTTGTTGATGACGGCCTAATCGAAATGGAAGTTATCGCAACAACAGAAACTGAAGTTAAGTGTAAAGTTCTTAACAACGGTGCTCTAGGCGAAAACAAAGGTGTTAACCTTCCTGGCGTTTCTGTTCAACTTCCAGCTCTTTCTGAGAAAGACAAAGCTGACCTTAAGTTTGGTTGTGAGCAAGGCGTTGATTTCGTAGCTGCTTCTTTCATCCGTAAAGAAGACGACGTTAAAGAAATCCGTGAGCTTCTAAACGCTAACGGTGGCGAAAACATCCACATCATTTCTAAGATTGAAAACCAAGAAGGTGTAGATAACTTCGATTCAATCCTTGAAGCTTCTGATGGCATCATGGTTGCTCGTGGTGACCTAGGTGTTGAAATCCCAGCAGAAGAAGTAATCTTCGCTCAAAAAATGATGATCGAGAAGTGTAACCGTGCACGTAAGATGGTTATCACTGCAACTCAAATGCTTGACTCTATGATCAGCAACCCACGTCCAACTCGTGCTGAAGCGGGTGACGTTGCGAACGCAATCATGGATGGTACTGATGCAGTAATGCTTTCTGGCGAAACTGCTAAAGGTAAGTACCCAGTTGAAGCTGTAACTATCATGGCTCAAATCGCGAACCGCACTGATTCAGCTCTTAAAGCTGAGCTAGGTTCTCGTCTAGACAGCCCACGTCTACGCATCACTGAAGCAGTATGTAAAGGCGCTGTAGACACAGCAGAGAAGCTAGCTGCTCCTCTAATCGTTGTTGCAACTGAAGGCGGTAAGTCTGCACGTTCAGTACGTAAGTACTTCCCAACTGCAAACATCCTTGCTCTAACAACTAACGAAAAGACAGCTGCACAGCTAGTTCTTACTAAAGGTGTTAAGCCAGTTCTTGTTGACTCTATCGAGAACACAGACGCGTTCTACATCAACGGTAAAGAAATCGCTCTACAATCTGGCCTAGGTAACAAAGGCGACATCGTAGTTATGGTTTCTGGTGCTCTAGTAGCTTCTGGTACTACAAACACGGCATCTGTTCACGTTCTATAA
- a CDS encoding DNA polymerase I, with translation MLSRQLNVALARKVVPQHVVQQVSAFGETIPCAVLVNIKRYLAHVNHRPAIRIDVDYLNRKIAKYSKKKSNRSLALVSQLVGFKASLIHDLSGDWHRQVVNVFGTKTGRDTTSGSALNLIPKQHWQGLLSPQQGYCYVLLDYDQQEPMIAAQKAKCMKLLNLYEQGDIYELLIETVTGNALTRTELKTLIVMQLYGASIKRIAHELSQPQSNVMNWLMVLKKTLSPIDYYLDGEALKAKRQGEIRSLDWRMGITQEINTLTIRNWPIQATGADIMRRACFNLDKAKLPVLLTNHDSFLVQLETDKYDYQLRQAKKALTDASAEVLDGFKLNVQVEMQLPAMIRDE, from the coding sequence GTGCTATCAAGACAACTTAATGTCGCTCTGGCACGTAAGGTGGTTCCTCAACATGTAGTGCAACAAGTATCTGCATTCGGGGAAACAATCCCTTGTGCGGTACTGGTGAATATTAAACGGTATCTAGCTCATGTTAATCACCGTCCTGCAATTCGCATTGATGTTGATTACCTCAATCGAAAGATAGCGAAATACAGTAAGAAAAAGTCAAACCGAAGCCTAGCTCTAGTGAGTCAGCTAGTCGGATTTAAAGCTAGCCTGATTCATGATTTAAGCGGTGATTGGCACCGCCAAGTAGTGAATGTCTTCGGTACTAAAACAGGCAGAGATACCACATCAGGAAGTGCCTTAAATCTGATACCAAAACAGCATTGGCAAGGCTTACTGAGCCCCCAACAAGGATATTGTTATGTGCTCTTAGATTATGACCAACAAGAGCCAATGATAGCCGCGCAGAAAGCAAAGTGCATGAAATTACTTAACTTATATGAACAAGGCGATATTTATGAATTACTCATAGAAACAGTAACGGGCAATGCATTAACACGCACGGAATTAAAGACATTAATAGTCATGCAGCTTTACGGAGCGAGCATAAAGCGTATAGCGCACGAGCTATCTCAACCACAATCAAACGTCATGAACTGGCTGATGGTGCTTAAGAAAACCCTAAGCCCAATTGATTATTACCTTGACGGTGAAGCCTTAAAAGCCAAGCGGCAAGGCGAGATACGCTCATTAGATTGGCGCATGGGAATTACCCAAGAAATTAACACGCTAACAATACGCAATTGGCCTATACAGGCGACAGGTGCGGACATTATGCGGCGAGCTTGCTTCAACCTAGACAAGGCCAAGCTCCCCGTACTACTGACCAACCATGATTCATTCTTGGTGCAGTTAGAAACCGATAAATACGACTATCAACTTAGGCAAGCGAAAAAGGCGTTAACCGACGCCAGCGCCGAGGTATTGGATGGATTTAAATTAAATGTGCAGGTGGAAATGCAACTACCCGCGATGATCAGAGATGAATGA
- the glmS gene encoding glutamine--fructose-6-phosphate transaminase (isomerizing) yields the protein MCGIVGAVAQRDVAEILVEGLRRLEYRGYDSAGVAVVDTESNLTRVRRLGKVQELADAVEEQQVIGGTGIAHTRWATHGEPSEANAHPHMSGDIAVVHNGIIENHEALRALLQERGYVFTSQTDTEVIAHLVEWELRTSASLVEALQKTAKQLDGAYGTVAVDRKDPSRIVVARSGSPIVIGFGVGENFLASDQLALLSVTRRFMYLEEGDVAEVTRRDVTVFDVAGERVEREIVESNAEHDAGDKGQYRHFMQKEIFEQPTALINTMEGRISETSVITNAIGVKAEEILSKVEHVQIIACGTSYNSGMAARYWFESLAGVSCDVEIASEFRYRDFVVRPNSLLVTLSQSGETADTLAALRLAKEKGYMSAMTICNVAGSSLVRESDFAFMTRAGTEIGVASTKAFTTQLAAMLMMVTSIGRLQGRINEEKEAEIVKALHELPTAIEQALAFDKEIEALAPDFADKHHTLFLGRGEFYPIAMEASLKLKEISYIHAEAYAAGELKHGPLALIDADMPVVVIAPSNDLLEKLKSNVEEVRARGGLLYVFADQDAGFESDENMKIIKMPHVSEVTAPIYYTVPMQLLSYHVALIKGTDVDQPRNLAKAVTVE from the coding sequence ATGTGTGGAATTGTTGGTGCAGTAGCACAGCGTGATGTAGCTGAAATCTTAGTAGAAGGCCTTCGCCGTTTAGAATACCGAGGTTATGATTCAGCAGGTGTTGCTGTGGTTGATACTGAATCTAATCTAACTCGTGTGCGCCGTCTAGGTAAAGTACAAGAGCTGGCTGACGCAGTAGAAGAACAACAAGTGATTGGCGGTACAGGTATCGCTCATACACGTTGGGCGACACACGGTGAGCCATCTGAAGCGAACGCACACCCACACATGTCTGGTGATATTGCGGTTGTACACAATGGTATTATCGAAAACCACGAAGCACTGCGTGCTCTTCTTCAAGAGCGTGGTTACGTATTTACTTCACAAACGGATACAGAAGTTATTGCTCACTTAGTTGAGTGGGAACTTCGCACCTCAGCTTCTTTGGTTGAAGCGCTACAGAAAACAGCAAAACAATTAGACGGTGCATACGGTACGGTAGCGGTTGATCGCAAAGATCCTAGCCGTATTGTTGTAGCTCGTTCTGGTAGCCCGATTGTTATCGGTTTTGGTGTCGGTGAGAACTTCCTTGCTTCTGACCAACTGGCGCTATTAAGCGTAACTCGTCGCTTCATGTACCTAGAAGAAGGTGATGTTGCCGAGGTAACTCGTCGTGATGTTACGGTATTTGATGTAGCGGGTGAGCGTGTTGAGCGTGAAATCGTTGAATCAAACGCTGAACACGACGCTGGTGACAAAGGTCAATACCGTCACTTCATGCAGAAAGAGATCTTTGAGCAACCAACAGCGCTAATCAACACAATGGAAGGCCGTATCTCTGAGACTTCGGTCATCACTAACGCGATTGGTGTTAAAGCGGAAGAGATCCTAAGCAAGGTTGAACATGTGCAGATCATCGCATGTGGTACATCTTACAACTCAGGTATGGCAGCGCGTTACTGGTTTGAATCTCTAGCTGGCGTAAGCTGTGACGTAGAGATTGCCTCTGAATTCCGTTACCGTGACTTCGTTGTGCGCCCGAACAGCCTATTGGTAACTTTATCTCAATCTGGCGAAACGGCTGATACGCTTGCTGCACTTCGTCTTGCAAAAGAGAAAGGCTATATGTCAGCAATGACTATCTGTAACGTTGCGGGTTCTTCGCTGGTTCGTGAATCTGACTTTGCTTTCATGACTCGTGCAGGAACAGAGATCGGTGTAGCTTCTACTAAGGCTTTCACAACTCAACTAGCAGCAATGCTGATGATGGTTACGTCAATTGGTCGCCTACAAGGCCGCATCAATGAAGAGAAAGAAGCGGAAATCGTTAAAGCGCTGCATGAGCTACCAACGGCTATCGAGCAAGCTCTAGCATTCGATAAAGAGATCGAAGCGCTAGCACCTGACTTTGCTGATAAGCACCACACATTGTTCCTAGGTCGTGGCGAGTTCTACCCAATCGCAATGGAAGCATCTCTGAAGCTGAAAGAGATCTCTTACATTCACGCTGAAGCATACGCAGCAGGTGAGCTTAAGCACGGTCCTCTAGCACTTATTGATGCAGATATGCCTGTAGTGGTAATTGCACCAAGCAATGACCTACTAGAGAAGCTGAAATCAAACGTTGAAGAAGTACGTGCTCGTGGCGGTCTACTTTACGTATTCGCTGACCAAGACGCAGGCTTTGAAAGCGATGAGAACATGAAGATCATCAAGATGCCTCACGTAAGTGAAGTAACGGCACCTATTTACTACACAGTACCGATGCAGCTGCTGTCTTACCACGTAGCGCTAATCAAAGGTACCGATGTTGACCAACCTCGTAACCTAGCGAAAGCGGTAACCGTTGAGTAA
- a CDS encoding WYL domain-containing protein gives MNKSEKLAYRLSQILSRLHSGEKLSLIDLQQEFGVHERTVLRDFSRLAFLPIEREDGYYFLKQLDHRNPKALLTLNSLSSMGVDKLFPDRAVMTQALSHKTQSILFRHLPIEDSSCFQTTLRVIANAIHQRNTLTLTCQRRRYHRVEPYQLINEHGIWHLVSVLRNQSHSFRVAEISELVQHDDIYTPSPSFNEKLTREELHWNTQGIVEVIAQVGSSRIDDYQKLEQPMAIQVLKELGYGSTLISIETSDIHALMPVLKSWLPDIDVISPSWVKQALVRDIEAYLATCS, from the coding sequence ATGAATAAGAGTGAGAAGTTAGCCTACCGATTGAGTCAGATACTTTCCCGATTACATTCAGGAGAGAAACTGAGCCTTATCGACTTACAGCAGGAATTTGGAGTACATGAACGAACTGTACTTCGAGATTTCAGTCGACTGGCATTTCTACCTATCGAAAGAGAGGATGGATATTACTTCTTAAAGCAATTAGATCATCGTAATCCTAAAGCTCTTTTAACTCTGAACTCACTATCGAGTATGGGAGTAGATAAGTTGTTTCCAGATAGAGCAGTCATGACTCAGGCACTAAGCCATAAGACACAATCTATTCTTTTCCGTCATTTACCTATCGAAGATTCCAGTTGCTTTCAGACAACATTACGTGTCATTGCGAACGCTATTCATCAGCGAAACACTCTAACCTTAACGTGTCAGCGTCGTCGTTATCATCGGGTTGAGCCTTACCAACTCATTAACGAACATGGAATTTGGCATTTGGTTTCAGTGCTTAGGAACCAATCACATTCATTTCGAGTGGCAGAGATTTCAGAGTTAGTTCAACACGATGATATTTACACTCCCTCCCCTAGCTTCAACGAGAAACTAACCAGAGAAGAATTACACTGGAATACTCAGGGTATTGTAGAGGTCATCGCTCAGGTTGGTTCTAGTCGAATTGATGATTACCAGAAGTTAGAACAACCTATGGCAATTCAAGTGCTGAAAGAGTTGGGTTATGGCTCGACACTTATAAGCATTGAGACATCAGATATTCACGCATTAATGCCAGTCCTCAAATCTTGGCTACCTGATATCGATGTAATTTCTCCATCATGGGTAAAACAAGCCTTGGTTAGAGATATTGAAGCCTATCTAGCGACTTGTTCATGA